One stretch of Pseudoalteromonas shioyasakiensis DNA includes these proteins:
- a CDS encoding TraB/GumN family protein, which yields MKFVQRINALFFMLLLLGFSQHVLAEPGLWKVEKNGVTSYLFGTVHVGDKSMKGLPSKVTKALDNSDKVIVEVDISVISPMEMQRRSLPFMMLKNGKTLQSELSPENYTKLQKYFADKSIDIAMFKNLAPWAVMVTMMQMEFQSVGFSDPYGIDKQVLAYAKQHDISVGELETLEHQMEMFEHLAIMNDKMIEETFDQLADVDTYFFGLIKAWKSGDMKTLTQFYNESFDDSQYGQLSEQVMLIDRNNNWVNQLSARIGKEKLFIAVGALHLPEQHGLLKQLTDKGFTITRI from the coding sequence ATGAAGTTCGTCCAGCGTATAAATGCCCTGTTTTTTATGCTGCTACTGCTTGGTTTCAGCCAACATGTACTCGCAGAGCCGGGATTATGGAAAGTAGAGAAAAACGGAGTTACTTCTTATTTATTTGGTACTGTCCATGTTGGTGATAAAAGCATGAAAGGATTACCAAGCAAGGTAACTAAAGCACTCGATAACTCAGATAAAGTCATCGTTGAAGTCGATATCAGCGTGATTTCCCCCATGGAAATGCAGCGCCGGTCATTGCCATTTATGATGCTGAAAAATGGTAAAACCTTACAGTCAGAGTTATCGCCAGAAAACTACACTAAATTACAAAAATACTTTGCTGATAAATCAATTGATATTGCGATGTTTAAAAACCTAGCACCGTGGGCGGTAATGGTCACCATGATGCAAATGGAGTTCCAAAGTGTTGGTTTTTCAGATCCGTACGGCATCGACAAGCAAGTACTTGCTTATGCTAAACAGCATGACATATCAGTAGGTGAGCTAGAAACCCTAGAACACCAAATGGAAATGTTTGAACACTTAGCAATTATGAATGACAAAATGATCGAAGAAACATTCGACCAACTTGCTGATGTAGATACCTACTTTTTTGGTCTTATTAAGGCTTGGAAATCGGGCGATATGAAAACACTTACGCAGTTTTACAACGAAAGTTTTGATGACTCTCAATATGGTCAGCTAAGTGAGCAAGTTATGTTGATAGACCGTAACAACAATTGGGTTAATCAACTATCTGCTCGCATCGGTAAAGAAAAGCTGTTTATTGCTGTCGGGGCTTTACACCTACCTGAGCAACACGGATTGTTAAAACAACTAACAGATAAAGGTTTTACCATTACCCGTATATAA